A single window of Flavobacteriales bacterium DNA harbors:
- a CDS encoding MBOAT family protein, with protein sequence MLFNSIEFIFFLGLVFALYWGVFSHHKTARNTFLLVVSYIFYGWWDWRFLALIAFSSLVDFFVGLALSRTERQSERKWLLALSLVTNIGLLGMFKYYNFFVHELVRALGQLGVHTGDWSLQLILPVGISFYTFQTLSYSIDVYRRKLPATKDVVTFLAYVSFFPQLVAGPIERAEHLLPQFERQKKFNYAESVDGLRLMLWGFFKKVVVADQLSVDVDHVFGAYSSAHGSVLFLGAVYFAFQIYCDFSGYSDIAIGTARLFGFDLMQNFRYPYFSRDIAEFWRRWHISLSTWFRDYVYIPLGGSKGSKGNQIRNIFIIFLVSGFWHGANWTFIAWGGINALYFLPLMMLNVNRHHQGGICEGKVFPDMRTFALISVTFVLTVVAWVFFRAQSIGDAFGYLNRMCSSSLLSVPDSPLIRKGLLGWIGILVGAEWLQRNRVHPLRIDQLPIWVRWLVYVILAILVFAFFSKERSFIYFQF encoded by the coding sequence ATGCTTTTCAATTCGATTGAGTTTATCTTCTTTCTCGGGTTGGTGTTCGCATTGTATTGGGGCGTGTTCAGTCATCACAAAACAGCCAGGAATACCTTTCTGTTGGTGGTCAGTTACATCTTTTACGGATGGTGGGATTGGCGTTTTCTTGCCCTGATCGCATTCAGTTCCCTGGTTGATTTTTTTGTTGGCCTGGCATTGTCCCGCACAGAACGGCAGTCCGAACGCAAATGGCTCCTCGCCCTCAGCCTGGTGACCAACATCGGTTTGCTGGGGATGTTCAAGTACTACAATTTTTTTGTACATGAGCTTGTCCGCGCACTCGGCCAATTGGGTGTACATACCGGCGACTGGTCCCTGCAACTCATTTTGCCGGTAGGAATCAGTTTTTATACATTCCAAACCCTTAGCTATTCCATTGATGTGTACAGGCGCAAATTGCCGGCTACCAAAGATGTGGTGACTTTTCTGGCATACGTAAGCTTCTTTCCCCAGCTGGTTGCAGGTCCGATCGAAAGGGCGGAGCACCTGCTGCCTCAGTTTGAAAGACAGAAGAAGTTCAACTATGCGGAGTCGGTAGACGGATTGCGTTTGATGCTGTGGGGCTTTTTCAAGAAAGTAGTGGTAGCCGACCAGTTATCGGTGGATGTGGATCATGTTTTCGGCGCATACTCATCAGCGCACGGGAGCGTGTTGTTTCTCGGTGCGGTTTACTTTGCGTTCCAGATCTACTGCGATTTTTCCGGATATTCGGATATTGCGATCGGCACGGCGCGGCTGTTCGGATTTGACCTGATGCAAAATTTCAGGTATCCTTATTTCTCCAGGGACATAGCGGAATTCTGGCGTCGCTGGCATATTTCCCTGTCGACCTGGTTTCGTGATTATGTTTACATTCCTTTGGGAGGAAGCAAAGGCAGCAAGGGAAATCAGATCCGCAACATCTTCATTATTTTTCTGGTCAGTGGTTTCTGGCATGGTGCCAATTGGACTTTCATTGCCTGGGGAGGTATCAATGCCCTGTATTTTCTGCCGCTCATGATGCTGAATGTCAACCGCCATCACCAGGGTGGAATTTGTGAAGGTAAAGTGTTCCCCGATATGCGCACGTTTGCGCTGATTTCAGTCACGTTTGTGTTGACGGTTGTTGCATGGGTCTTCTTTCGTGCCCAAAGCATCGGGGATGCCTTCGGGTATCTGAACCGCATGTGTTCCTCTTCCCTGTTGTCTGTTCCTGATTCTCCATTGATCAGGAAAGGTCTGCTCGGGTGGATCGGGATCCTGGTAGGTGCCGAGTGGCTGCAGAGAAACCGGGTGCATCCTCTGCGAATCGATCAACTTCCGATATGGGTCAGGTGGTTGGTATATGTGATCCTGGCCATCTTGGTCTTCGCGTTTTTCAGCAAGGAGAGAAGTTTTATCTATTTTCAATTCTGA
- a CDS encoding polysaccharide deacetylase family protein: MLEKIRQGLRGEKRELPRQMCLLYHAFDPQPTHAFLNNHIHNVSPTQLHAQLSGLRKKGYAFVSVDEWLENTRTRARVCVVTIDDGYRSVIDHALPVFEDLQVHATLYLTTDLIKGNAFWRDQVRYVISHKRQQDFIDFVSLRSEKPVSLMPEGFYRQTKDPSVCNSRMIREWLREFLGQVNPQLNLDSDGLYLRAEDLKDTPWLSYGNHTVHHYVMASLTLEEQLFEVRTAEEDLKRMGVKVSRAFSIPFGNGGSYDPETIDLLIESGYQGCLLSAGHNPSAIHSNETGGIIGKNLIFVNRFMPHDHPEVVHRKA; encoded by the coding sequence ATGCTTGAAAAGATAAGACAAGGGTTGCGTGGGGAGAAGCGGGAGCTTCCCAGGCAGATGTGTTTGCTGTACCATGCCTTCGATCCGCAACCAACACATGCTTTCCTGAATAACCATATTCATAACGTCAGTCCGACTCAACTCCACGCACAACTGAGCGGATTGCGGAAAAAAGGCTATGCCTTCGTTTCTGTTGATGAGTGGTTGGAAAACACCCGAACCAGGGCCCGGGTATGTGTGGTGACCATCGACGACGGATACCGTTCCGTGATCGATCATGCACTGCCGGTTTTTGAAGACCTGCAGGTTCATGCCACTTTGTACCTGACCACGGATCTGATCAAAGGCAATGCTTTTTGGAGGGACCAGGTGCGGTATGTCATTAGTCACAAACGCCAGCAGGATTTCATTGATTTCGTTAGCCTCCGTTCGGAAAAACCGGTGTCATTAATGCCTGAAGGGTTCTACCGGCAAACCAAAGATCCATCTGTTTGTAACAGTCGCATGATACGTGAATGGTTAAGGGAGTTTCTCGGTCAGGTGAACCCGCAACTCAACCTGGACAGCGACGGGTTGTACCTGCGCGCGGAAGACCTGAAAGATACGCCGTGGCTTTCCTACGGCAACCATACCGTTCACCATTATGTAATGGCGAGCCTTACCCTGGAGGAACAGTTGTTTGAAGTCCGTACCGCCGAAGAGGACCTGAAGCGGATGGGAGTGAAAGTGTCACGCGCGTTTTCCATTCCATTTGGAAACGGCGGAAGCTATGACCCGGAAACCATTGATTTGCTGATCGAATCGGGTTATCAGGGATGTCTGCTGTCTGCCGGGCATAATCCCTCGGCCATCCATTCCAATGAAACCGGCGGTATTATCGGAAAGAATTTGATCTTTGTGAACAGGTTTATGCCCCATGACCATCCGGAAGTTGTACATCGTAAAGCCTGA
- the asnB gene encoding asparagine synthase (glutamine-hydrolyzing) yields MCGIAGILHLNGKPVTDRLIQEMISELGHRGPDGEGHYVKDAYGVGHRRLSIIDPHPRSSQPMQSKDGNWIVVFNGCIYNYLDLKSELSAAGQVFHTQSDTEVLVEGIALHGMDFMQKLNGMFAVAAWNKRERSLFISRDRFGVKPLYYWLGADAFVFASEIKAILKYPGFRAELNLSALNEYFTFQNQFRYHTLFDGVMMLPPANTIVIRKDALPIVHHSWWDYDFSNPDENMTFEEARDETKRLMELATARQLVSDVPVGSYLSGGMDSGSISAIASGHIPRLTTFTAGFDMSGVTGVEANYDERRDAEHMANHLKTEHYEQVINAGDLSWSLPRVVWHLEDLRVGMSYPNFYISRLASKFVKVCLQGTGGDELYGGYPWRYYRVFRSLDQADFFNEYYAFWQRLVKDDEKPEMFRSEVFTKFNTAEPRQVFERVFRFNSKLKYDTPEQHIANSMYFEIKTFLPGLLVVGDKLSMAHGLEERYPFLDNELVDFAQRIPIRHKLGNLENMKRLDENVFHKKNKAYADFDDGKNVLRQAMKGFLPEVIVNRTKQGFSAPDESWYRGENADYVKDLLLNKKTLSSEYINREFVERIVHEHVDRRVNHRLLLWSLMCFEWWCRIFLDNQRVAVK; encoded by the coding sequence ATGTGTGGTATCGCCGGTATTTTGCACCTGAATGGAAAACCTGTTACCGACAGGTTGATCCAGGAAATGATATCGGAACTGGGACATCGGGGCCCCGATGGGGAAGGACATTACGTGAAGGACGCATATGGTGTGGGCCACCGGAGATTGTCCATTATTGATCCGCATCCCCGCTCCTCACAACCCATGCAATCCAAAGACGGAAACTGGATTGTGGTGTTCAACGGCTGTATTTACAATTACCTTGATCTGAAATCGGAACTGAGCGCGGCCGGACAAGTATTCCATACCCAAAGCGATACCGAAGTGCTGGTGGAAGGAATAGCCCTGCACGGAATGGATTTCATGCAAAAACTGAATGGGATGTTTGCCGTTGCCGCATGGAACAAACGCGAGAGAAGCCTCTTTATCAGCAGGGACCGTTTCGGGGTGAAACCACTTTACTATTGGCTGGGTGCGGATGCCTTCGTGTTCGCATCTGAAATCAAAGCCATTCTGAAATATCCAGGATTCAGGGCAGAGCTGAACCTGTCGGCACTGAATGAATATTTTACTTTTCAGAACCAGTTCCGCTACCACACGCTTTTCGACGGTGTGATGATGCTGCCTCCGGCCAACACCATTGTAATTCGGAAAGATGCATTGCCCATTGTTCATCATTCATGGTGGGATTATGATTTTTCGAATCCCGATGAAAACATGACCTTTGAGGAGGCGCGCGATGAAACCAAACGCCTCATGGAACTGGCCACCGCCCGCCAATTGGTATCGGATGTGCCCGTAGGTTCATACCTGTCCGGAGGAATGGATTCGGGTTCCATCTCTGCCATTGCATCCGGACACATTCCCAGACTCACCACGTTCACCGCCGGTTTTGATATGTCGGGTGTAACCGGGGTGGAAGCCAACTATGACGAAAGAAGGGATGCCGAACATATGGCCAACCACCTCAAAACCGAGCACTATGAACAGGTGATCAATGCCGGTGACCTCAGCTGGTCACTGCCTAGGGTGGTGTGGCACCTGGAAGACCTCAGGGTGGGAATGAGTTACCCTAATTTCTATATCAGTCGCCTCGCCTCCAAGTTTGTGAAAGTATGCCTGCAGGGAACCGGAGGAGATGAACTTTATGGAGGGTATCCCTGGAGATACTACCGTGTATTCCGCTCTCTGGATCAGGCAGACTTTTTTAATGAATACTATGCCTTCTGGCAGCGATTGGTGAAGGATGACGAGAAACCGGAAATGTTCCGCAGCGAGGTGTTTACGAAGTTCAACACGGCAGAACCCAGGCAGGTGTTCGAACGGGTGTTCAGGTTCAATTCCAAGTTGAAATACGATACACCCGAACAGCATATCGCCAATTCCATGTATTTTGAGATCAAGACTTTTCTGCCCGGACTTCTAGTAGTGGGTGATAAGTTGTCTATGGCGCACGGACTGGAAGAACGATATCCTTTCCTGGATAATGAACTGGTTGATTTCGCCCAACGCATTCCCATCCGGCACAAACTGGGCAACCTCGAGAACATGAAACGGTTGGATGAGAATGTCTTTCATAAAAAGAACAAAGCCTACGCTGATTTTGATGATGGCAAGAACGTGTTGCGTCAGGCCATGAAAGGGTTTCTCCCGGAGGTCATTGTTAACAGAACCAAACAAGGGTTCTCAGCTCCCGATGAGTCTTGGTACCGGGGAGAAAATGCCGACTACGTGAAGGATCTTCTGCTCAATAAAAAAACCTTGTCTTCCGAATACATCAACCGTGAATTCGTGGAGCGGATCGTGCATGAGCACGTTGACAGGAGAGTGAATCACCGTTTGTTGTTGTGGTCGTTGATGTGCTTTGAATGGTGGTGCCGGATATTTCTGGATAACCAACGCGTCGCTGTAAAATAA
- a CDS encoding methionyl-tRNA formyltransferase, translating to MKILFVGSNKIGHACCEALIRTGVEVAAVLTMQQKFDISYAKEKGVTNVLHADFHVFENQYGIPVHGTNGRLQEYMELLNNIHFDLMVVIGWYHMIPAKVRNLASKGCVGIHASLLPKYRGGAPLVWAVINGERESGVTLFHMEDGVDDGDVVGQEAFEIGADEYIRDVLAKAEQASVRLVEKYVPRILAGDAPRIPQDPAAATVYPQRKPEDGQIDWSWDAEKIFNFIRAQSKPYPGAFTFVEGKKVTIWQADVS from the coding sequence ATGAAAATACTGTTCGTAGGATCCAACAAGATCGGACATGCATGTTGTGAAGCGCTGATCCGTACCGGAGTTGAGGTGGCGGCTGTTCTCACCATGCAGCAGAAATTCGATATCTCATACGCAAAGGAAAAAGGTGTGACCAATGTATTGCACGCCGATTTTCATGTGTTTGAGAACCAATACGGCATTCCTGTTCATGGGACCAACGGTAGGTTGCAGGAGTACATGGAGCTCCTCAATAACATACACTTTGATCTGATGGTTGTAATTGGCTGGTATCACATGATTCCGGCAAAGGTTCGCAACCTGGCTTCCAAAGGCTGTGTCGGTATCCACGCATCACTGTTGCCGAAATACCGGGGAGGAGCGCCGCTGGTGTGGGCGGTTATCAATGGTGAAAGAGAATCAGGGGTAACGCTTTTCCATATGGAGGATGGTGTGGATGATGGTGATGTGGTGGGGCAGGAAGCATTTGAGATAGGCGCAGATGAGTATATCCGGGATGTGCTGGCTAAGGCCGAACAAGCATCCGTTCGCCTGGTTGAGAAATACGTGCCCCGGATCCTTGCCGGGGATGCACCCAGGATTCCGCAGGATCCGGCGGCGGCCACCGTTTACCCTCAACGCAAACCTGAAGACGGACAGATTGATTGGTCCTGGGATGCGGAAAAGATCTTCAATTTTATTCGTGCTCAATCCAAACCATATCCCGGCGCTTTTACCTTTGTGGAAGGTAAGAAAGTAACCATCTGGCAGGCGGATGTTTCCTGA
- the alr gene encoding alanine racemase, which yields MNIEFSAKEDAGWRYWVDTGGEGVLGPAGMQRICSLGAKEQFVLVLDGIRLGQPEEMHVFGSDTDPEQALTINSILAMEDVDLRTPSVTVHRMGSRDQLLSALKQVVQDRSNVIVVSQSPADRENDLYRSLYAAASSKRMYVDLNAIEHNLATFRKYIPEHTKLMFMAKSNAYNLGAPVITRFLSDKGVHYFGVACVEEAVELRKCGITLPIMVIEPDQYDLDIIAGYDLEPVVHSTDAIRQLLTSPVQDITVQLHLKLNTGMNRLGVNHDEIATAVKLIHSDPRFRIKSLFSNPAAADNPEQDELTNTQFSRFDQGMTEVQSLTGYPVSAHILNTSATLRFPEKAMNMVRIGIGICGMASGTHELQQAVSVSTYVSLVRKVKKGETVGYGGTVRVDADCEIAVIPVGYEDGFPRMLSHGVGEVVVKGKKAPVVGWVCMDMCMIDVTGLEVKKGDEVFVVNDVITIMDLAERLGTIPNEVLTNFSRRVKKIYKYSY from the coding sequence ATGAATATCGAATTTTCTGCTAAGGAGGATGCAGGATGGAGATACTGGGTGGATACGGGAGGAGAAGGTGTTTTGGGTCCGGCAGGCATGCAACGGATTTGTTCGTTGGGAGCAAAAGAGCAGTTTGTGCTGGTGCTGGACGGTATACGGCTCGGACAACCTGAGGAGATGCACGTATTCGGGTCGGACACCGATCCTGAGCAAGCGTTAACCATCAATTCAATCCTGGCAATGGAAGATGTGGACTTACGGACTCCGTCTGTAACGGTACATCGGATGGGATCCCGGGATCAATTGCTTTCCGCTCTGAAGCAAGTCGTGCAGGACCGGTCCAACGTGATCGTTGTATCACAATCTCCGGCCGATCGCGAAAATGACCTCTATCGATCGTTATACGCGGCAGCTTCTTCCAAAAGGATGTATGTGGATCTGAACGCCATCGAACATAACCTGGCTACATTCCGGAAGTATATTCCCGAACACACCAAGCTGATGTTCATGGCAAAATCAAACGCCTATAACCTGGGCGCGCCTGTTATTACCCGGTTCCTGTCAGACAAGGGTGTTCACTACTTCGGTGTGGCATGCGTGGAGGAAGCGGTTGAACTACGCAAATGTGGAATCACCCTCCCGATCATGGTGATTGAGCCCGATCAATATGACCTGGATATCATTGCCGGGTACGATCTTGAACCGGTTGTGCATAGCACCGACGCCATCCGGCAGTTGCTTACCAGCCCGGTGCAGGACATAACCGTGCAGCTTCACCTGAAGTTGAATACAGGCATGAATCGCCTGGGCGTGAACCACGATGAAATTGCCACGGCGGTTAAGCTGATTCACAGCGATCCGCGCTTTAGAATCAAGTCGCTTTTTTCCAATCCGGCAGCAGCTGATAATCCCGAACAGGATGAACTAACCAACACCCAATTCAGTCGGTTTGATCAGGGAATGACGGAGGTGCAAAGCCTGACCGGCTACCCTGTATCCGCCCATATCCTCAACACATCCGCAACACTTCGTTTTCCCGAGAAAGCCATGAACATGGTGAGGATAGGTATAGGTATTTGTGGTATGGCATCCGGAACCCATGAATTGCAACAGGCTGTATCCGTTTCAACTTATGTAAGCCTTGTTCGGAAAGTGAAAAAGGGGGAAACAGTGGGGTATGGCGGAACGGTGCGGGTTGATGCCGATTGTGAAATCGCCGTGATTCCCGTCGGATATGAAGATGGATTCCCGCGGATGCTGAGTCATGGTGTTGGAGAAGTGGTGGTGAAAGGTAAGAAAGCACCTGTGGTGGGTTGGGTCTGCATGGATATGTGTATGATTGATGTGACGGGTTTGGAAGTGAAAAAGGGGGATGAGGTATTCGTGGTGAACGATGTGATTACCATCATGGACCTTGCAGAACGTCTGGGTACGATACCCAATGAGGTCCTTACAAATTTCTCGAGGCGAGTGAAAAAAATCTACAAGTACAGTTATTAA
- a CDS encoding NAD-dependent epimerase, translating into MKKVLVTGNAGFIGFHVARKMASLGYRVVGLDAVNDYYDVDLKHDRLRQQGIEPGALVYGKKVETSEGHAFIQLNLEDYESMMRLFEGEKFDYVIHLAAQAGVQYSLRNSHAYVSSNITGFLNILEGCRRHQPEHLVFASSSSVYGLNRLAPFSEEHNVDHPISLYAATKKADEMMAHTYAHLYGLPATGLRFFTVYGPWGRPDMALFIFTKAILEGKPIKVFNYGEMKRDFTYVGDIVEGVVSLVPIPPLPNADYDHTAQRPDVSSAPYRILNVGNNKPVRLLDFIKILEDKIGKKAIIDAQPLQAGDVVETYADVSHIRDLTGYQPNTTIEAGIGSFVDWYKSYYKLQRVSE; encoded by the coding sequence ATGAAGAAAGTGCTTGTAACTGGAAATGCCGGTTTTATCGGTTTTCATGTGGCCAGGAAAATGGCTTCACTCGGGTATCGGGTGGTGGGACTGGATGCCGTAAATGATTACTATGATGTTGATCTGAAGCATGACCGGCTTCGGCAACAAGGCATCGAGCCGGGTGCGTTGGTTTACGGGAAAAAAGTGGAAACATCCGAAGGGCACGCGTTCATCCAGCTCAACCTGGAGGACTACGAATCCATGATGCGGCTTTTTGAAGGGGAAAAGTTCGATTACGTGATTCACCTGGCAGCACAGGCCGGCGTGCAGTACTCCCTCCGGAATTCCCACGCATATGTTTCCAGCAACATTACGGGTTTTCTCAATATACTGGAAGGCTGCCGACGCCATCAACCCGAACACCTGGTCTTTGCTTCCAGTTCGTCGGTGTACGGATTGAACCGCCTGGCGCCATTTTCCGAAGAACACAATGTAGACCACCCGATCTCACTTTATGCCGCCACCAAAAAAGCGGATGAGATGATGGCACATACCTATGCCCATTTGTACGGACTTCCGGCAACGGGCCTCAGGTTCTTTACCGTGTACGGTCCGTGGGGCCGGCCCGATATGGCCCTGTTCATTTTCACAAAGGCAATCCTTGAAGGGAAACCCATCAAGGTGTTCAACTACGGTGAAATGAAACGCGACTTCACCTACGTGGGGGATATTGTGGAAGGCGTGGTGTCCCTTGTGCCTATACCGCCGTTGCCGAACGCCGACTACGATCATACCGCACAACGCCCCGATGTCAGCTCCGCACCCTACCGCATTCTAAACGTGGGTAACAATAAGCCGGTGAGACTGCTTGATTTTATCAAGATTCTTGAAGATAAGATCGGCAAAAAAGCCATCATCGATGCCCAGCCACTTCAAGCTGGCGATGTGGTAGAGACTTATGCGGATGTGTCCCATATCAGAGACCTTACAGGATACCAGCCGAATACCACAATTGAAGCAGGCATTGGTTCATTTGTGGACTGGTACAAATCGTACTACAAATTGCAGCGCGTCTCCGAATGA
- a CDS encoding GNAT family N-acetyltransferase — translation MSGKLRIEVLHTHDQTQSGAWQKAVLNFPGATVFHDPCFLKYHGTRFEEHHLGVYKGDELFGLIPLAMFREKEATEVRSPYGGSYGGFVFAADLSYAQAKEVLDLFHQYLLEVGVSGITITPSLPVYHRNPDDTLLFALLADGYEVSNTDLVHAMMLEGVSDVSEQLLSASARRHVKKALKNEVRCVVDAPADDFWVTVGKTFEKHGVSATHTFEQWQWLCTELPDRFSADVAYVGDQPVAGIGRVRITPDVDSAFYICQDPDFQDSQALSLLLLTSVEDAISKGCRVFDLGTSSVKMVARENIFRFKESFGARGVSRRTLTKKLQ, via the coding sequence ATGAGTGGCAAGCTGAGAATTGAAGTCCTTCATACCCACGACCAAACCCAGTCGGGAGCATGGCAAAAAGCTGTGCTGAACTTTCCCGGTGCCACGGTTTTTCATGACCCCTGTTTTCTGAAATACCACGGAACGAGGTTTGAAGAACATCACCTTGGCGTATACAAAGGAGATGAGTTGTTCGGTCTGATTCCCCTGGCCATGTTCCGGGAAAAGGAAGCGACCGAGGTGCGGTCTCCCTACGGAGGTTCGTACGGTGGCTTTGTGTTTGCTGCTGACCTGAGTTACGCACAAGCAAAGGAGGTGCTTGATCTGTTTCATCAATACTTATTGGAAGTCGGTGTCTCCGGCATCACTATTACCCCGTCTTTGCCGGTATACCATCGCAATCCGGATGATACGCTGCTTTTTGCACTTCTTGCAGATGGCTATGAGGTCAGCAACACCGATCTGGTTCATGCCATGATGCTTGAGGGTGTTTCCGATGTGAGCGAACAATTGTTGAGCGCATCGGCCCGCCGGCATGTGAAGAAAGCCCTGAAGAATGAGGTGAGATGTGTGGTGGATGCACCTGCGGATGATTTCTGGGTGACGGTTGGCAAAACATTTGAAAAGCACGGTGTGTCAGCTACCCATACTTTTGAACAATGGCAGTGGCTGTGCACAGAACTTCCGGATCGTTTTTCTGCGGACGTGGCCTATGTCGGAGATCAACCGGTGGCGGGAATCGGGCGGGTGCGCATTACGCCGGATGTGGATTCTGCCTTTTACATCTGCCAGGATCCCGATTTTCAGGACAGTCAGGCTTTGTCGCTGTTGTTGCTTACTTCTGTGGAAGATGCCATTAGCAAGGGGTGCAGGGTTTTTGACCTGGGAACTTCTTCGGTGAAAATGGTGGCCCGCGAAAATATATTTAGGTTTAAGGAATCTTTCGGTGCAAGAGGTGTATCCAGAAGAACATTGACAAAGAAATTACAATGA
- a CDS encoding DegT/DnrJ/EryC1/StrS family aminotransferase produces the protein MSRKDIYISQPSFGEEEWLALKEPLESGWVTQGPKVREFEKRFAELHGVKHAIATTSATTALHLALLALDVGPGDEVIVPAFTWIATANAALYCGATPVMVDILPDTFNIDPAEVARKLTPRTKAIIPVHLFGLCADMDAIRKAAPGIPLVEDAACAAGAGYKDASAGSLGELGCFSFHPRKSVTTGEGGMVTTNDDALAQKVDVLRNHGASISEEQRHLGARPYMLPAFEVMGFNYRMTDLQGAMGVVQIQKLRQLIDERMKRAEFYHHELKDIPWLKTPSYQTYDRHGWQSYVTMVDESKSPCSRNDMMEYLLKNGIHTRPGTHALHIQTFYQQKYGYAPEDFPVSLLANNASMAIPLHNRMTDDDYQRVVNAIREIANL, from the coding sequence ATGAGTCGGAAAGATATCTATATCTCGCAACCTTCATTCGGAGAAGAAGAATGGCTGGCCCTGAAGGAGCCGCTGGAAAGCGGGTGGGTGACGCAGGGTCCAAAAGTGCGCGAATTTGAAAAACGCTTTGCAGAACTGCATGGTGTTAAACATGCCATTGCCACCACCAGTGCAACAACAGCCTTACACCTGGCGCTTCTGGCTTTGGATGTAGGTCCGGGAGATGAAGTGATTGTGCCGGCCTTTACCTGGATTGCGACCGCCAATGCAGCGCTGTATTGCGGTGCAACTCCTGTTATGGTGGATATTCTGCCTGATACGTTTAACATCGACCCTGCGGAAGTTGCAAGGAAATTAACCCCGCGTACCAAAGCTATTATTCCCGTACACCTGTTCGGTTTGTGTGCGGATATGGATGCCATTCGCAAAGCGGCTCCCGGCATTCCCCTGGTGGAAGACGCTGCCTGCGCTGCAGGAGCCGGGTATAAAGATGCATCCGCCGGAAGCCTCGGTGAACTGGGATGCTTTTCGTTTCACCCCCGCAAGTCGGTGACCACCGGAGAAGGAGGTATGGTTACTACAAATGACGATGCACTCGCGCAAAAAGTGGATGTATTGAGAAACCACGGTGCCTCGATCTCGGAAGAACAACGCCACCTGGGTGCACGCCCATATATGTTGCCAGCTTTCGAAGTGATGGGGTTCAATTACCGCATGACCGACCTTCAGGGAGCCATGGGTGTGGTACAGATTCAGAAACTCCGACAACTGATTGATGAACGGATGAAACGCGCCGAGTTCTATCACCATGAGTTGAAAGACATACCCTGGCTGAAAACGCCTTCATATCAAACCTATGACCGGCATGGATGGCAATCCTATGTGACCATGGTGGATGAAAGCAAGTCGCCTTGCTCCCGTAACGATATGATGGAGTACCTCCTGAAAAACGGCATCCACACGCGTCCGGGAACGCATGCCCTCCACATCCAAACCTTTTACCAACAAAAGTATGGGTATGCACCCGAAGACTTTCCGGTATCTCTGCTGGCGAACAACGCATCCATGGCCATTCCGTTGCACAACAGAATGACAGATGATGATTACCAACGGGTGGTGAATGCCATTCGTGAAATTGCGAACCTCTAG
- a CDS encoding class I SAM-dependent methyltransferase produces the protein MNWKERAIREDAGFSFQVGIYSRQTFTDGNVGLYEKKGGTDFASRAKDPRSRAYFDTPLIYQQMEAIFKEMSPRTVLDAGCGDGRAVIWLLENTSANIIAVDGSHRGLQKLYHQYLEGRPEFEERVMLVHSDMLAMPLQAGCCDVVWAFESLYYLMNDYEVAIKQLAELLAAEGTLINGETNAEFDLVLELLNNGPKAMMDVAGSGVIREQWGEEFLVRPLLSRKRVLNALVAAGFRLRSERGISVYPHLISFLRSRNMFVDELNATSEEMKDVFLGMGDMQDAKRVNIYISQKG, from the coding sequence ATGAATTGGAAAGAACGTGCGATCAGGGAGGATGCCGGTTTCTCTTTTCAAGTTGGAATATATAGCCGGCAGACATTCACCGATGGAAACGTAGGCCTTTATGAGAAGAAAGGAGGCACCGATTTTGCCTCGCGTGCAAAAGACCCACGTTCCCGCGCATATTTTGATACACCGCTTATTTATCAGCAAATGGAGGCCATTTTCAAAGAGATGTCTCCACGCACCGTTCTGGATGCCGGTTGTGGAGATGGCAGGGCGGTGATATGGCTGTTGGAAAATACGTCTGCCAATATCATTGCCGTGGATGGATCCCATCGCGGTTTGCAAAAACTTTATCATCAGTACCTGGAAGGTCGCCCGGAGTTCGAAGAACGGGTCATGCTGGTGCATAGTGACATGCTGGCCATGCCATTACAAGCCGGATGCTGCGATGTTGTCTGGGCATTTGAAAGCTTGTACTATCTGATGAACGATTACGAGGTTGCCATCAAACAGCTGGCTGAACTGCTTGCCGCTGAGGGCACGTTGATCAACGGCGAGACCAACGCGGAATTTGATCTGGTACTGGAACTGCTTAATAACGGACCGAAAGCCATGATGGATGTGGCGGGGTCCGGTGTGATCCGCGAGCAATGGGGAGAGGAATTCCTGGTGAGGCCCTTGTTGTCAAGAAAAAGAGTACTGAATGCCCTCGTTGCTGCGGGCTTCCGGCTAAGGTCCGAACGGGGTATTTCCGTTTATCCTCACCTGATCTCATTCCTGCGTTCACGCAACATGTTTGTGGATGAACTGAATGCAACCAGTGAAGAAATGAAGGATGTATTCCTGGGCATGGGTGATATGCAGGATGCCAAACGCGTGAATATCTATATATCACAAAAAGGATGA